Proteins from a single region of Lampris incognitus isolate fLamInc1 chromosome 16, fLamInc1.hap2, whole genome shotgun sequence:
- the LOC130126023 gene encoding uncharacterized protein K02A2.6-like: protein MEYKDRTSTQAEYVVQKLATPLLGFPAISALQLLHPLDSVRELEAEMKEQYSKVFTGLGCLKGEYRIKLKEEAKPYALSLTRRVPLPLHDKVKEELQRMEDMGVIMPTEEATDWCAGMVVAPKPKGKIRICSDMTHLNEYIVRERHILPAVDETLAKLAGATVFTKLDATAGFWQVSLHPESVPLTTFITPFGRYCYKKLPFGISSAPEHFEKRLTQMLTLHSEKCEFAVDKIMFLGHVVGAQGIEADPGKIKAIKEMPTPKDVADVRRFRGMVNYVGKFSPRIAELTQPLRELLKTDTDWEWGSMQQRAFDELRQELSSPAVLAQYCLNRPTRVAADASSFGLGGVLSRKQPSGDWRPVAFISCSMTDAERRYAQIEKEVLALTWACKRFRTYLVGMDFLIQTDHKPLISLFGSKALDDLPPRILRFRLRLLRFTYQIEHVPGKKLIRADALPRAPVHGEPTAEDRQLEHYVCVSINQIMEHLPASDDRLAQIRTAQDTDDICKKLKNMVQTGWPENRKCLPSELQPYWQYHQDLLIADGLLLEGERLVIPLTMQEEMLNKLHEGHQGMTKCAARAQQSIWWPGLTSQIKQKVENCEICAREAHNAPEPLLTTPLPDRPWQRVAADLFQWNNAMYLVVIDYFSRYIEVANLSSTTTTHVTEKLKSIFAHPRVPETVVTDNGPEFSAAEFASSPETMASHTQ, encoded by the coding sequence ATGGAATACAAGGACAGGACATCAACACAAGCAGAGTACGTCGTACAGAAGCTGGCAACTCCTCTGCTTGGCTTTCCAGCCATTTCAGCACTGCAGCTACTACATCCATTGGACAGTGTGAGAGAGCTGGAGGCTGAGATGAAAGAACAATACTCCAAGGTCTTCACAGGGCTGGGTTGCCTGAAGGGGGAGTACAGGATAAAGCTGAAGGAGGAGGCCAAGCCCTACGCGTTGTCGCTGACACGACGTGTACCTCTACCTCTACATGACAAAGTCAAAGAAGAGCTCCAGAGAATGGAGGACATGGGAGTGATCATGCCCACTGAAGAGGCGACGGACTGGTGCGCGGGGATGGTCGTCGCACCAAAGCCcaaaggaaaaatcagaatctGCTCCGACATGACCCATCTGAACGAATATATCGTCAGAGAGAGGCACATCTTGCCTGCCGTCGACGAAACCCTGGCCAAGCTCGCAGGTGCAACAGTGTTTACAAAACTGGATGCCACAGCCGGGTTCTGGCAGGTCTCTTTACATCCAGAATCAGTCCCgctgacaacatttatcaccccaTTCGGGAGATACTGCTACAAGAAGCTTCCGTTCGGGATCTCGTCAGCACCAGAACATTTTGAAAAGAGGCTGACACAGATGCTGACGCTCCACAGTGAAAAATGTGAGTTTGCAGTGGACAAGATCATGTTCCTGGGCCATGTCGTCGGAGCTCAAGGCATCGAGGCAGACCCTGGAAAGATCAAAGCGATCAAGGAGATGCCCACGCCCAAAGATGTTGCTGATGTGAGGAGGTTTAGGGGCATGGTAAACTACGTGGGTAAGTTTTCACCACGTATCGCAGAGCTCACACAGCCGCTACGAGAACTACTCAAAACAGACACCGACTGGGAATGGGGGAGCATGCAGCAGCGTGCTTTCGACGAGCTGCGCCAGGAACTGAGTTCGCCTGCAGTTCTGGCACAGTACTGCCTGAACAGACCGACCAGAGTTGCAGCGGACGCTTCCTCCTTCGGACTGGGAGGAGTTTTGTCTCGGAAGCAACCGTCAGGGGACTGGCGCCCAGTCGCATTCATCTCATGCAGCATGACAGACGCGGAGCGAAGATATGCCCAGATTGAAAAGGAGGTGCTCGCACTGACCTGGGCGTGCAAGCGTTTTCGAACTTATCTGGTCGGAATGGACTTCCTCATACAAACTGATCACAAGCCTCTCATTTCTCTGTTCGGCAGCAAAGCGCTTGATGACTTGCCACCTCGCATCCTGAGATTCAGGCTGCGACTGCTTCGCTTCACGTACCAGATCGAACATGTGCCTGGAAAGAAACTGATCAGAGCGGACGCACTGCCCCGGGCGCCAGTCCATGGAGAGCCCACAGCAGAGGACAGGCAGCTGGAGCATTATGTGTGCGTGTCCATCAACCAAATAATGGAGCACTTGCCAGCGTCGGACGACAGGCTGGCTCAGATCAGGACCGCGCAGGACACAGATGATATCTGCAAAAAGCTCAAAAACATGGTGCAGACCGGATGGCCTGAAAACAGAAAATGTCTTCCGTCGGAACTTCAACCGTACTGGCAGTATCACCAGGACCTGCTGATAGCAGATGGGCTACTGCTGGAGGGCGAGAGACTTGTCATCCCGCTCACCATGCAAGAGGAGATGCTCAACAAACTTCATGAAGGCCACCAAGGCATGACAAAGTGTGCCGCCAGAGCGCAGCAGTCAATATGGTGGCCAGGTCTAACCAGTCAAATCAAACAAAAAGTGGAAAACTGTGAGATCTGTGCACGTGAGGCTCACAATGCACCGGAGCCGCTGCTGACGACACCATTGCCCGACAGGCCGTGGCAGCGCGTTGCGGCAGACCTCTTCCAGTGGAACAATGCGATGTACCTCGTGGTGATTGACTACTTCTCGCGCTACATAGAAGTAGCCAACCTCTCATCCACCACCACAACCCACGTGACAGAGAAGCTGAAGTCTATCTTCGCACACCCTCGGGTCCCAGAAACTGTTGTCACGGATAATGGCCCCGAGTTCTCTGCAGCAGAGTTTGCATCTTCGCCAGAGActatggcttcacacacacaatgA